The proteins below are encoded in one region of Pomacea canaliculata isolate SZHN2017 linkage group LG7, ASM307304v1, whole genome shotgun sequence:
- the LOC112569438 gene encoding uncharacterized protein LOC112569438, which translates to MLESYLGLLIWYLLPSVWPLGIKFTCPEEFKEGINVISCQINVTAINNADCLSLQEYVSFDRTVNPPGAMQCLTPSFNSSACVPVYNPVANGCWCNKSDGEIFDYVFVYSASHNRDLGAQLECKLCTSPSNPLDVKTSGSCKNLTFEKPSQNSDVTSNPRNLVAVIVSVVIIIIIIIIAAIIVTLVCHKHKKCFKKKQREQNVKGSSNGHCTEEVPFKAFKA; encoded by the exons TGTGGCCTTTGGGAATAAAGTTTACTTGTCCAGAGGAGTTCAAGGAAGGAATAAATGTCATCAGCTGCCAGATCAATGTCACAGCTATCAACAATGCAGACTGCTTATCGCTTCAGGAGTATGTGTCATTTGACCGAACAGTAAATCCCCCAGGAGCAATGCAGTGCCTTACTCCAAGCTTCAATTCTTCGGCCTGTGTTCCCGTATATAATCCAGTTGCAAATGGCTGCTGGTGTAACAAGTCAGATGGAGAGATTTTTGACtatgtatttgtttacagtGCAAGTCACAACCGAGATCTAGGGGCACAGCTGGAATGCAAACTTTGTACATCACCAAGCAATCCTTTGGATGTCAAAACCAGTGGCAGCtgcaaaaatttaacatttg aaaAACCAAGCCAAAATTCAGATGTGACCTCAAATCCTAGAAATTTGGTAGCAGTTATTGTttctgttgtcatcatcatcatcatcatcattattgctgCTATCATCGTTACTTTGGTCTGTCATAAacacaagaaatgttttaagaagA AACAAAGAGAACA gAATGTCAAAGGTTCCTCAAATGGCCATTGTACCGAGGAAGTACCATTTAAAGCTTTTAAAGCTTGA